From one Luteipulveratus mongoliensis genomic stretch:
- the rpmD gene encoding 50S ribosomal protein L30, with product MATLKVTQIRSEIGGKPKHRETLRSLGLKRIGDTVVKEDRPEFRGMVRHVAHLVTVEEVD from the coding sequence ATGGCAACTCTCAAGGTGACCCAGATCCGTTCTGAGATCGGCGGCAAGCCGAAGCACCGCGAGACCCTGCGTTCGCTGGGCCTGAAGCGCATCGGTGACACCGTCGTCAAGGAGGACCGCCCGGAGTTCCGTGGCATGGTCCGTCACGTCGCCCACCTGGTGACGGTCGAGGAGGTTGACTGA
- a CDS encoding adenylate kinase, translating to MRLIILGPPGAGKGTQADRLTEARGIPHISTGDIFRANIKDGTPLGQQVKGILDAGGYVTDEITNEIVKDRLAQDDAREGFLLDGYPRTVPQVAALDEMLGADGFTLDAVLQLTVNDEELVARLLKRAESSGRADDTEDVIRERQAIYNRQTSPLAATYRERGVLIEIDGMGDVDEVESRVIEVLDGLAARAG from the coding sequence ATGCGTCTGATCATCCTTGGTCCCCCCGGTGCAGGTAAGGGCACGCAGGCCGACCGCCTCACGGAGGCGCGCGGCATCCCGCACATCTCGACCGGCGACATCTTCCGCGCCAACATCAAGGACGGGACGCCGCTCGGCCAGCAGGTCAAGGGCATCCTGGACGCGGGTGGCTACGTCACGGACGAGATCACCAACGAGATCGTCAAGGACCGCCTTGCTCAAGACGATGCTCGTGAGGGATTCCTGCTCGACGGCTACCCCCGCACCGTGCCGCAGGTCGCTGCGCTCGATGAGATGCTCGGCGCCGACGGCTTCACGCTGGACGCCGTGCTGCAGCTGACCGTCAATGACGAGGAGCTCGTCGCCCGCCTGCTCAAGCGTGCGGAGAGCTCCGGCCGGGCTGACGACACCGAGGACGTCATCCGCGAGCGTCAGGCCATCTACAACCGCCAGACCTCACCGCTGGCGGCGACCTATCGCGAGCGTGGCGTGCTGATCGAGATTGATGGCATGGGCGACGTCGACGAGGTCGAGTCGCGCGTGATCGAGGTCCTCGACGGCCTCGCCGCCCGCGCCGGCTGA
- the rplO gene encoding 50S ribosomal protein L15: protein MADNAKSAAAEAAEPKTHALKVHHLRPAPGAKKAKTRVGRGEGSKGKTAGRGTKGTKARYQVPASFEGGQTPLHMRLPKLRGFKNPNRVDYQVVNLDKLSTLFPEGGAVTVEDLVAKGAVRKGQPVKVLGTGEITVKVEVTATKFSSTAKEKIEAAGGTITAG, encoded by the coding sequence ATGGCTGACAACGCCAAGAGCGCGGCTGCCGAGGCAGCTGAGCCCAAGACACACGCGCTGAAGGTGCACCACCTGCGTCCCGCCCCGGGAGCCAAGAAGGCCAAGACCCGCGTCGGTCGTGGTGAGGGCTCCAAGGGTAAGACCGCCGGTCGTGGCACCAAGGGCACCAAGGCTCGTTACCAGGTGCCCGCGAGCTTCGAGGGTGGTCAGACGCCGCTGCACATGCGTCTGCCCAAGCTGCGTGGCTTCAAGAACCCCAACCGGGTGGACTACCAGGTCGTCAACCTCGACAAGCTGTCCACCCTGTTCCCCGAGGGTGGCGCTGTCACCGTCGAGGATCTGGTGGCCAAGGGTGCGGTCCGCAAGGGCCAGCCCGTCAAGGTGCTCGGCACGGGTGAGATCACCGTCAAGGTCGAGGTGACCGCGACGAAGTTCTCCAGCACGGCCAAGGAAAAGATCGAGGCTGCGGGCGGCACCATCACCGCTGGGTGA
- the secY gene encoding preprotein translocase subunit SecY, with protein MLTAFGRAFTTPDLRKKLLFTLAIMAIFRLGSHIPTPGINYQLVQQCQKAAGPQGSLLGLANLFSGGALLQLSVFALGIMPYITASIIIQLLTVVIPRFEALKKEGQAGQTKMTQYTRYLTIGLAVLQSSTLITTARNPSTLLGGSSATCPRIMNDDNIPTMLIMILTLTAGTGLVMWLGEQVTERGVGNGMSLLILTSIAASVPGSVWAIHHQGWGRFFIVIIMGLVITTAVVFVENAQRRIPVQYAKRMIGRRSYGGTTTYIPLKVNMANVIPLIFASSLLSLPVLLASFNRGNGQTAPAGWVQWVQENLSKGDHPYYMLLFTVLIVFFTFFYVSITYQPDEVADNLKQAGSFIPGVRAGKATAQYLNYVLTRVTVVGALYLAILALIPLIALAMVSADQNFPFGGASIIILVGVGLETVKQIDSKLQQHHYEGFLR; from the coding sequence GTGCTCACCGCCTTCGGTCGCGCGTTCACCACGCCGGACCTGCGCAAGAAGCTGCTGTTCACGTTGGCCATCATGGCGATTTTCCGCCTTGGCTCGCACATCCCGACCCCTGGGATCAACTACCAGCTCGTGCAGCAATGTCAGAAGGCAGCCGGCCCGCAGGGCAGCCTGCTCGGCCTCGCCAACCTGTTCAGCGGCGGCGCGCTGCTGCAGCTGTCGGTCTTCGCGCTGGGGATCATGCCGTACATCACGGCCAGCATCATCATCCAGCTGCTCACCGTGGTCATCCCACGGTTCGAAGCGCTGAAGAAGGAAGGCCAGGCCGGCCAGACCAAGATGACGCAGTACACGCGTTATCTGACGATCGGTCTCGCCGTGCTGCAGTCCTCGACCCTGATCACGACGGCGCGCAACCCCTCCACGCTGCTCGGCGGCTCGAGCGCGACGTGCCCGCGGATCATGAACGACGACAACATCCCGACGATGCTCATCATGATCCTGACGCTGACCGCCGGCACCGGCCTGGTCATGTGGCTGGGTGAGCAGGTCACCGAGCGCGGCGTCGGCAACGGCATGTCGCTGCTGATCCTGACCTCGATCGCGGCCAGCGTGCCGGGCTCGGTGTGGGCCATCCACCACCAGGGCTGGGGCCGCTTCTTCATCGTCATCATCATGGGTCTGGTCATCACCACAGCCGTGGTCTTCGTCGAGAACGCGCAACGTCGTATCCCGGTCCAGTACGCCAAGCGGATGATCGGGCGCCGGTCCTATGGCGGCACGACGACCTACATCCCGCTCAAGGTCAACATGGCCAACGTGATCCCGCTGATCTTCGCCAGCTCACTGCTGTCGCTGCCGGTGCTGCTCGCGAGCTTCAACCGGGGCAACGGCCAGACGGCTCCGGCGGGCTGGGTGCAGTGGGTCCAGGAGAACCTCTCCAAGGGTGACCACCCGTACTACATGCTGCTCTTCACCGTGCTGATCGTGTTCTTCACGTTCTTCTACGTGTCGATCACCTACCAGCCCGACGAGGTGGCCGACAACCTCAAGCAGGCCGGCAGCTTCATCCCCGGCGTCCGCGCCGGCAAGGCCACCGCCCAGTACCTCAACTACGTGCTGACGCGCGTGACGGTGGTCGGTGCCCTGTACCTCGCCATCCTGGCTCTTATCCCGCTGATCGCGCTGGCCATGGTGAGCGCCGACCAGAACTTCCCGTTCGGTGGCGCCTCGATCATCATCCTGGTCGGTGTGGGCCTGGAGACGGTCAAGCAGATCGACTCCAAGCTGCAGCAGCACCACTACGAAGGGTTCCTGCGGTAA